The following are encoded in a window of Citrobacter freundii genomic DNA:
- the ymdB gene encoding O-acetyl-ADP-ribose deacetylase encodes MQSRVHVVQGDITTMAVDVIVNAANSSLLGGGGVDGAIHRAAGPALLEACKQVIQQQGECPTGHAVITLAGNLPAKAVIHTVGPVWQGGDHHEAERLEEAYLNTLQLALANGYQSIAFPAISTGVYGYPHAAAAEIAVNTVLRFTTRRALPEQIYFVCFDDETAQLYNRLLTQQGDDNPA; translated from the coding sequence ATGCAATCGCGTGTTCATGTGGTACAGGGCGACATTACGACGATGGCTGTTGATGTGATCGTCAATGCTGCCAATTCATCCCTATTGGGAGGCGGTGGCGTGGATGGGGCAATTCATCGCGCTGCCGGACCGGCATTGTTGGAGGCCTGTAAACAGGTTATCCAACAGCAGGGAGAATGCCCAACGGGTCATGCGGTCATCACTCTGGCAGGCAATCTTCCTGCGAAAGCGGTTATTCATACCGTGGGGCCTGTGTGGCAGGGGGGCGATCATCATGAAGCTGAACGTCTCGAAGAGGCCTATTTGAACACGCTGCAACTGGCCTTAGCCAATGGCTATCAATCCATTGCTTTTCCGGCGATTAGCACGGGAGTGTATGGTTATCCGCACGCAGCAGCAGCGGAAATCGCCGTCAACACGGTGTTGAGGTTCACGACCCGCCGGGCGCTACCTGAGCAGATTTACTTCGTGTGTTTTGATGACGAAACGGCCCAACTTTATAACAGATTACTCACCCAGCAAGGCGATGATAACCCAGCCTGA
- a CDS encoding type 1 fimbrial protein codes for MCTLANRILSIGIGVFSLFTVSVSAQQISAGGIIHFRGEIVEPPCEVSTQQQQIEMSCIRDGKMQSSRFNAQQVTLVPQNVKQIASANMHYLNEQKTLAILNIEYK; via the coding sequence ATGTGTACTTTAGCGAACAGAATTCTGAGTATTGGCATTGGTGTTTTTTCTCTTTTTACAGTATCCGTAAGTGCTCAACAAATCTCAGCGGGTGGGATTATTCATTTTCGCGGTGAAATAGTGGAACCGCCTTGTGAAGTTAGCACCCAGCAACAACAGATAGAAATGTCATGTATACGCGACGGCAAGATGCAAAGTAGCCGTTTTAATGCGCAACAGGTCACTCTGGTGCCGCAGAATGTTAAGCAAATTGCGAGCGCTAACATGCACTACCTCAATGAGCAGAAAACCCTCGCTATTCTTAACATTGAATATAAATAA